One stretch of Amycolatopsis tolypomycina DNA includes these proteins:
- a CDS encoding response regulator: MTLRVVLADDQAVVREGLVTLLGLLPGVEVVGAAADGLAALDLVAAHHPDVVLVDLRMPRCDGVETTERIRAEHPGTEVVVLTTYADDESLLAALRAGARGFLTKDADAESIARALRSAAAGQSTVDGELQRRLVEAAARGTPPLGKAVEGLTAREVEVLRLIAAGLSNTEIARALVVSEATVKTHVNHLFAKAGLRDRAQAVAFAYRAGIAG, from the coding sequence GTGACGCTGCGCGTCGTGCTGGCCGACGACCAGGCCGTGGTCCGCGAAGGCCTGGTCACGCTGCTCGGGCTGCTGCCCGGCGTCGAGGTGGTCGGCGCCGCCGCCGACGGCCTGGCCGCACTCGACCTCGTCGCCGCACACCACCCCGACGTCGTGCTGGTCGACCTGCGGATGCCGCGCTGCGACGGCGTGGAGACCACCGAGCGGATCCGCGCCGAGCACCCCGGCACCGAGGTCGTCGTCCTGACCACCTACGCCGACGACGAGTCGCTGCTGGCCGCGTTGCGCGCCGGGGCCCGCGGGTTCCTCACCAAGGACGCCGATGCCGAGTCGATCGCGCGGGCGCTGCGTTCGGCGGCCGCCGGCCAGTCCACAGTGGACGGCGAGTTGCAGCGGCGGCTCGTCGAAGCCGCCGCGCGCGGCACCCCGCCGCTCGGCAAGGCCGTCGAAGGCCTGACCGCGCGCGAAGTCGAGGTGCTGCGGCTGATCGCGGCGGGCCTGTCGAACACCGAGATCGCCCGCGCACTGGTGGTCAGCGAGGCCACCGTGAAGACCCACGTGAACCACCTGTTCGCCAAGGCGGGCCTGCGCGATCGCGCGCAGGCCGTCGCCTTCGCCTACCGGGCGGGCATCGCGGGCTGA
- a CDS encoding FAD-binding oxidoreductase yields the protein MTSTAEPTLERLRTQLSGTVLTPGEPGYDTARSIWNGEIDRHPAVVVQPAVAADVAVALAYAREAGLDVSVRGGGHNFGGAAVVDGGLCVDLSSLDAIMVDPEGRTARCGGGTTWAQLDAATQAHGLAVPGGTVSHTGVGGLTLGGGFGWLTAKHGLSCDNLLSAEVVTADGDILRASAEEHADLFWALRGGGGNFGVVTEFEFRLHPVGPIVHLGLFFWGLEDGVAALRTAREVLETLPGEMGVLVAGLNAPPAPFVPEAHHFRPGYALLIAGFAGEDQHAEAIRPARSGPAPLFEFVSPIPYVELQRMIDDAAPWGILGYEKAAFAEAFSDELIEVIADFLPRKSSPMSIMPIFALRGAFAEAADESTAFGGARRPCLAVNIAALAPEPEPFAADRAWVRDFWAAVAPFSANAGGYVNFMAEYEADRVRTSYGAEKFARLARIKAAYDPRNVFHHNANIPPAP from the coding sequence ATGACCTCGACCGCCGAACCCACCTTGGAGCGCCTGCGCACCCAGCTGTCCGGAACCGTGCTCACTCCCGGTGAACCGGGCTACGACACCGCCCGGTCGATCTGGAACGGGGAAATCGACCGCCACCCCGCCGTCGTCGTGCAGCCCGCCGTCGCCGCGGACGTGGCGGTCGCGCTCGCGTACGCGCGCGAAGCCGGCCTCGACGTGTCGGTGCGCGGCGGCGGGCACAACTTCGGCGGTGCCGCGGTCGTGGACGGCGGCCTCTGCGTCGATCTGAGCTCCCTCGACGCGATCATGGTCGACCCGGAAGGCCGGACCGCCCGGTGCGGCGGCGGGACGACCTGGGCCCAGCTCGACGCCGCCACGCAGGCGCACGGGCTCGCGGTGCCGGGCGGCACGGTCAGCCACACCGGCGTCGGCGGGCTGACCCTCGGCGGCGGCTTCGGCTGGCTCACCGCCAAGCACGGCCTGTCCTGCGACAACCTGCTCTCGGCCGAGGTCGTCACCGCCGACGGCGACATCCTGCGCGCGTCGGCCGAGGAGCACGCCGACCTGTTCTGGGCGCTGCGCGGCGGCGGTGGCAACTTCGGCGTCGTCACCGAGTTCGAGTTCCGGCTGCACCCGGTCGGCCCGATCGTCCACCTCGGCCTGTTCTTCTGGGGGCTCGAAGACGGCGTGGCCGCGCTGCGCACGGCCCGCGAGGTGCTCGAAACGCTGCCCGGCGAGATGGGGGTGCTCGTCGCCGGGCTCAACGCGCCGCCCGCGCCGTTCGTGCCCGAGGCCCACCACTTCCGGCCCGGCTACGCCCTGCTGATCGCCGGGTTCGCGGGGGAGGACCAGCACGCCGAGGCGATCCGGCCGGCACGGTCGGGACCGGCGCCGCTGTTCGAGTTCGTCTCGCCGATCCCGTACGTCGAGCTGCAGCGGATGATCGACGACGCCGCGCCGTGGGGCATCCTCGGCTACGAGAAGGCGGCCTTCGCCGAGGCCTTCAGCGACGAGCTCATCGAGGTGATCGCGGACTTCCTGCCGCGCAAGAGCTCGCCGATGTCGATCATGCCGATCTTCGCGCTGCGCGGGGCGTTCGCCGAGGCCGCCGACGAGAGCACGGCCTTCGGCGGGGCCCGGCGGCCGTGCCTGGCCGTGAACATCGCCGCGCTCGCGCCCGAGCCGGAGCCGTTCGCGGCCGACCGCGCCTGGGTGCGGGACTTCTGGGCGGCGGTGGCGCCGTTCTCGGCCAACGCGGGCGGCTACGTCAACTTCATGGCCGAGTACGAAGCCGATCGCGTCCGGACGTCGTACGGTGCCGAGAAGTTCGCGCGGCTGGCCCGGATCAAGGCGGCCTACGACCCGCGGAACGTCTTCCACCACAACGCGAACATCCCGCCCGCGCCGTGA